The following proteins come from a genomic window of Sander vitreus isolate 19-12246 chromosome 14, sanVit1, whole genome shotgun sequence:
- the s100a10a gene encoding protein S100-A10a, with protein sequence MPSELETAMESLIKVFHRYASKDGRSGTLSRRELRELMENELSNFLQSQKDPAAVDKIMKDLDTNGDGQVDFEEFVSLVVGLSIACEQCYQMHMKKMGKK encoded by the exons ATGCCTTCAGAACTGGAGACAGCCATGGAGTCACTTATCAAGGTGTTCCACCGGTACGCCTCTAAGGACGGTCGGAGCGGCACACTTAGCCGGCGAGAGCTTAGAGAGTTGATGGAGAACGAGCTGTCTAACTTCCTCCAG TCTCAGAAGGACCCTGCCGCTGTAGACAAAATCATGAAGGACCTGGACACCAACGGTGATGGCCAGGTGGACTTTGAGGAGTTTGTTTCTCTGGTTGTTGGACTTTCCATTGCCTGTGAGCAGTGCTATCAGATGCACATGAAGAAGATGGGGAAGAAGTAA